The following are encoded together in the Limanda limanda chromosome 12, fLimLim1.1, whole genome shotgun sequence genome:
- the plk4 gene encoding serine/threonine-protein kinase PLK4 yields MSVSIGERIEDFKVLTLLGKGSFACVYRAKSIKTGLEVAIKTIDKKAMQKACMVQRVTNEVEIHCRLKHPSILELYNYFEDSNYVYLVLEMCHNGEMTRYLREHKTPFSEDEARHFMHQIVKGMLYLHTHGILHRDLTLSNLLLSSNMNIKIADFGLATQLKLPTEKHFTMCGTPNYISPEVATHSAHGLESDVWSLGCMFYAFLMGRPPFDTDTVKHTLSKVVLGEYEMPSHISPEAQDLIHQLLQRDPNQRPSLSAVLDHPFMTHSLLVRTKELVLGDEGSMDSGIATISPACTSSTSASSGSRLQRRTRHMVGPALPNRMMPIPNLQRQPVSACFEDGDQWHMQHPGDRFHREGRSRAFPGGEGGQPHSRYLRRAYSSDRSGSCSSGQGSSHELERCHSEDTLTGVRRPVFSMPSTQHPFSEHGRLPSPPVKQLPNSGYSLSTQTAHPPSLQFQDLEGVTNWLNNDGSGQRPTDGSTHSSSSSRGPLGVHNSWSDKPMGRGLNPHHSQNHLHHQLSSNPDSYKENIPGAEFQPLHGRELNPPSARPGTEKEKKTLRDIILPLCAARLKPIRQKTKNAVVSIMDTGEVCMELLKNQSGQERVKEVLRFSCDGSMVTIYQPNNGKGFPVLDCPPAPPEDILICSYDDLPEKYWKKYQYASKFVQLVKSKTPKVTLYTKYAKVMLMENTPSADLEVCFFDGAKSHKTSELVRVVEKSGKSYTVKGEVGLSGLSPESRLYVELADEGHSMCLSLEAAITAEEQRSTKNIPFFPITIGRRPTNPDSPCLSTLQPPPVAHDSASPPHPPQITPSMMSYNGSDFTTASMSKKSSPVRQDLVQSTGKVVKSIFVPNVGWASQLTSGEVWVQFNNGSQLVVQAGVSCITYTSPEGKITRYKENEKLPEHVKEKLHCLSTILGLLANPTALHLHPQ; encoded by the exons ATGAGTGTTTCTATCGGAGAGAGGATCGAG gACTTTAAGGTCCTCACCCTCCTCGGGAAAGGCTCCTTTGCATGTGTGTACCGGGCAAAATCGATAAAAACGGGTCTGGAGGTTGCCATCAAAACG ATTGACAAAAAAGCGATGCAGAAGGCGTGTATGGTCCAGCGTGTGACAAACGAGGTGGAGATTCACTGCCGATTGAAACACCCTTCAATACTCGAG cTTTACAACTACTTTGAGGACAGCAACTATGTGTACCTGGTGTTGGAGATGTGCCACAATGGAGAGATGACTCGGTACCTTAGAGAGCACAAGACGCCTTTCTCCGAGGATGAAG cGAGACATTTCATGCATCAAATAGTGAAAGGTATGCTGTATTTACATACTCACGGCATCTTGCATCGAGATTTGACCTTGTCCAACCTTCTGCTGTCCAGCAACATGAACATTAAGATAGCAGACTTTGGTTTGGCGACTCAGCTCAAGCTCCCGACTGAAAAGCACTTCACCATGTGTGGAACCCCCAACTACATCTCCCCCGAGGTGGCCACTCACAGCGCTCATGGTTTGGAATCAGATGTCTGGTCCCTGGGCTGCATGTTCTACGCCTTCCTGATGGGGCGCCCTCcatttgacacagacacagtcaaGCACACCTTGTCCAAAGTGGTTCTTGGTGAATACGAGATGCCAAGTCATATTTCTCCAGAGGCTCAGGATCTGATCCATCAGCTGCTCCAGAGGGACCCCAACCAGCGGCCCAGCCTCTCTGCCGTGCTGGACCACCCGTTCATGACCCACAGCCTGCTGGTCAGGACCAAGGAGCTGGTGCTGGGGGATGAAGGATCCATGGACAGCGGTATCGCCACCATCTCCCCagcctgcacctcctccacctcagccaGCAGCGGCAGCCGCCTCCAGAGGAGAACCAGGCACATGGTTGGCCCTGCCCTGCCCAATCGCATGATGCCCATTCCAAACCTGCAACGCCAACCGGTCAGCGCCTGCTTTGAGGACGGAGATCAGTGGCACATGCAGCACCCGGGAGACCGATTTCATAGAGAGGGCAGGAGCCGGGCCTTCCCTGGTGGAGAGGGCGGACAGCCTCATTCTCGATACCTGAGGAGAGCTTATTCTTCAGACCGCTCTGGCTCCTGTTCGTCAGGACAGGGGTCAAGTCATGAGCTGGAGCGATGCCACTCAGAGGACACCCTGACTGGTGTTAGAAGACCAGTCTTCTCCATGCCCTCCACCCAACACCCATTTTCAGAACATGGAAGACTCCCATCTCCTCCTGTCAAACAATTGCCAAA TTCTGGGTATTCGTTATCCACACAGACGGCACACCCACCAAGCCTTCAGTTTCAGGACCTGGAGGGAGTCACCAACTGGCTCAATAATGACg GCTCTGGACAGAGGCCAACAGACGGCAGcactcacagcagcagcagcagcagaggacctTTAGGGGTTCACAACTCCTGGTCAGATAAGCCCATGGGCCGAGGGCTGAATCCACACCACAGCCAGAACCATCTGCACCACCAGCTGTCCTCCAACCCAGATTCATACAAAGAGAATATACCTGGAGCAGAGTTCCAGCCTCTTCACGGCAGAGAGTTAAACCCTCCTTCAGCCAGACCCGGcacagaaaaggagaagaaaactCTGAGAGACATAATCCTGCCTCTGTGTGCGGCCAGGCTGAAGCCGATCAGGCAGAAGACAAAAAATGCTGTT GTGAGCATCATGGACACAGGTGAAGTGTGTATGGAGTTGTTGAAGAACCAAAGTGGTcaagagagagtgaaagaagtCCTTCGGTTTTCCTGCGATGGTTCGATG GTGACGATATACCAGCCTAACAATGGAAAGGGTTTTCCTGTGCTTGActgcccccccgctcctccAGAAGACATTCTTATCTGTAGTTATGACGATCTTCCAG AAAAATACTGGAAGAAATACCAGTACGCCTCCaagtttgtgcagcttgtgaaaTCCAAGACTCCTAAAGTGACGCTTTACACCAAGTACGCTAAGGTCATGCTGATGGAGAACACTCCCAGCGCAGACCTGGAGGTTTGCTTTTTTGACG GAGCAAAGAGCCACAAGACATCCGAGCTGGTGCGAGTTGTGGAGAAGAGTGGGAAGTCGTACACAGTGAAGGGCGAGGTGGGTCTGAGCGGCCTGAGCCCAGAGAGCAGGCTCTACGTGGAGCTGGCGGACGAGGGCCACAGCATGTGTCTGTCACTAGAGGCCGCCATCACCGCGGAGGAGCAGCGCAGCACCAAGAACATCCCGTTCTTCCCAATAACCATCGGCAG GAGGCCTACGAACCCAGACTCCCCGTGCTTGTCGACCCTGCAACCCCCCCCGGTGGCCCATGATTcagcttcacctcctcatcctccacagaTAACTCCTTCG ATGATGTCATACAATGGGTCAGATTTCACCACAGCCAGCATGAGTAAGAAAAGCTCCCCTGTGCGACAGGACCTGGTGCAAAGCACAGGAAAAGTGGTGAAGTCGATATTTGTGCCAAACGTTGGATGGGCATCTCAg TTGACGAGTGGAGAGGTGTGGGTTCAGTTCAACAACGGCTCCCAGCTGGTGGTTCAGGCTGGAGTTTCCTGCATCACCTACACGTCTCCAGAGGGGAAGATCACCAG GTATAAAGAGAACGAGAAGTTGCCGGAGCACGTCAAGGAGAAGCTTCACTGTCTCTCCACCATCCTCGGACTGCTGGCGAACCCGACTGcactccacctccaccctcagTAA